One Pseudochaenichthys georgianus chromosome 7, fPseGeo1.2, whole genome shotgun sequence DNA segment encodes these proteins:
- the ttll9 gene encoding probable tubulin polyglutamylase TTLL9 isoform X1 — MSKCKTSGFKGTNDYGKSEEREGRSCVRYKCGLLNTIQDVLRQRPGWVEVKDEGEWDFNWCDVGWLRENFDHSYMEEHVRINHFRNHYELTRKNLMVKNLKRYRKNLERDVGRMEASKCEFFPCTFALPSEYHLFVEEFKRSPGSTWIMKPVAKSQGKGIFLFRKLKDIMDWKKDGTRSEEQKDAAQVESYVAQRYIENPYLINGRKFDLRVYVLVTSYVPLKAWLYRDGFGRFSSTRFSLSSIDDKYMHLTNVAVQKTAPDYDPEKGCKWQLQQLRRYLTAKHGRETIETLFKEIDNIFVRSLQSVQKVIINDKHCFELYGYDILLDQNLKPWLIEVNASPSHTPSSQEDYEMKCSLVEDTLNVVDMEGRLSGKEKRVGGYDLMWNDGPVYREDVNLETFGSACFSANTHLGCVNDREKQLRRLLKPFPGQKRM; from the exons ATGTCAAAGTGTAAG ACATCTGGATTCAAAGGGACAAATGATTATGGCAAAAGTGAGGAGCG GGAGGGAAGGAGTTGTGTGCGTTACAAGTGTGGCCTACTCAACACCATACAGGATGTCCTGCGCCAAAGGCCCGGTTGGGTTGAAGTCAAAGA TGAAGGTGAGTGGGACTTCAACTGGTGTGATGTGGGCTGGCTAAGGGAGAATTTTGATCATTCATACATGGAGGAACATGTGAGGATAAACCACTTTCGCAATCATTATGAG CTGACTCGCAAAAACCTCATGGTGAAAAATCTCAAAAGATATAGGAAAAATCTTGAAAGAGATGTTGGTCGCATGGAGGCATCCAAATGTGAATTCTTCCCCTGCACTTTTGCACTGCCAAGCGAATATCATCTGTTTGTAGAGGAATTCAAAAGAAGCCCTGGTAGCACCTGGATCATGAAGCCG GTGGCAAAATCGCAAGGGAAAGGAATTTTTCTGTTCAGGAAACTGAAAGACATCATGGATTGGAAGAAG GATGGCACACGCTCAGAGGAACAGAAGGATGCCGCTCAAGTGGAAAGCTATGTGGCACAACGCTATATAGAGAACCCTTACCTAATAAATG GCCGGAAATTTGATCTGAGGGTCTATGTGCTGGTCACGTCA TACGTTCCCTTGAAAGCCTGGCTGTATCGAGATGGCTTTGGCCGCTTTTCAAGCACTCGCTTCTCCCTCAGCAGTATTGATGACAAGT ATATGCACCTCACCAATGTGGCTGTACAGAAAACAGCACCAGATTATGATCCTGAAAAG GGATGCAAGTGGCAGTTGCAACAGCTTCGAAGATACCTCACTGCAAAACATGGCAGAGAGACAATAGAAACCCTGTTCAAAGAGATTGATAACATCTTTGTCCGCAGTCTTCAGAGTGTTCAGAAAGTCATTATAAATGACAAACACTGCTTTGAGCTCTATGGGTACGACATTCTACTGGATCAGAACCTTAAACC GTGGTTAATAGAGGTGAATGCTTCTCCGTCACACACACCCAGTAGTCAAGAGGATTACGAGATGAAGTGCAGTCTGGTGGAAGACACTTTAAATGTTGTTGATATGGAGGGAAG GCTCTCTGGCAAGGAGAAAAGAGTGGGAGGCTACGATCTGATGTGGAATGATGGGCCCGTCTATAGAGAGGACGTCAATCTAGAAACATTTGGCAGTGCATGTTTCTCTGCCAACACACACCTAG GGTGTGTGAATGACAGGGAGAAGCAGCTGCGGCGGCTCCTTAAACCATTTCCAGGCCAGAAAAGGATGTAA
- the ttll9 gene encoding probable tubulin polyglutamylase TTLL9 isoform X2 — protein sequence MLHFREGRSCVRYKCGLLNTIQDVLRQRPGWVEVKDEGEWDFNWCDVGWLRENFDHSYMEEHVRINHFRNHYELTRKNLMVKNLKRYRKNLERDVGRMEASKCEFFPCTFALPSEYHLFVEEFKRSPGSTWIMKPVAKSQGKGIFLFRKLKDIMDWKKDGTRSEEQKDAAQVESYVAQRYIENPYLINGRKFDLRVYVLVTSYVPLKAWLYRDGFGRFSSTRFSLSSIDDKYMHLTNVAVQKTAPDYDPEKGCKWQLQQLRRYLTAKHGRETIETLFKEIDNIFVRSLQSVQKVIINDKHCFELYGYDILLDQNLKPWLIEVNASPSHTPSSQEDYEMKCSLVEDTLNVVDMEGRLSGKEKRVGGYDLMWNDGPVYREDVNLETFGSACFSANTHLGCVNDREKQLRRLLKPFPGQKRM from the exons ATGTTACACTTCAGGGAGGGAAGGAGTTGTGTGCGTTACAAGTGTGGCCTACTCAACACCATACAGGATGTCCTGCGCCAAAGGCCCGGTTGGGTTGAAGTCAAAGA TGAAGGTGAGTGGGACTTCAACTGGTGTGATGTGGGCTGGCTAAGGGAGAATTTTGATCATTCATACATGGAGGAACATGTGAGGATAAACCACTTTCGCAATCATTATGAG CTGACTCGCAAAAACCTCATGGTGAAAAATCTCAAAAGATATAGGAAAAATCTTGAAAGAGATGTTGGTCGCATGGAGGCATCCAAATGTGAATTCTTCCCCTGCACTTTTGCACTGCCAAGCGAATATCATCTGTTTGTAGAGGAATTCAAAAGAAGCCCTGGTAGCACCTGGATCATGAAGCCG GTGGCAAAATCGCAAGGGAAAGGAATTTTTCTGTTCAGGAAACTGAAAGACATCATGGATTGGAAGAAG GATGGCACACGCTCAGAGGAACAGAAGGATGCCGCTCAAGTGGAAAGCTATGTGGCACAACGCTATATAGAGAACCCTTACCTAATAAATG GCCGGAAATTTGATCTGAGGGTCTATGTGCTGGTCACGTCA TACGTTCCCTTGAAAGCCTGGCTGTATCGAGATGGCTTTGGCCGCTTTTCAAGCACTCGCTTCTCCCTCAGCAGTATTGATGACAAGT ATATGCACCTCACCAATGTGGCTGTACAGAAAACAGCACCAGATTATGATCCTGAAAAG GGATGCAAGTGGCAGTTGCAACAGCTTCGAAGATACCTCACTGCAAAACATGGCAGAGAGACAATAGAAACCCTGTTCAAAGAGATTGATAACATCTTTGTCCGCAGTCTTCAGAGTGTTCAGAAAGTCATTATAAATGACAAACACTGCTTTGAGCTCTATGGGTACGACATTCTACTGGATCAGAACCTTAAACC GTGGTTAATAGAGGTGAATGCTTCTCCGTCACACACACCCAGTAGTCAAGAGGATTACGAGATGAAGTGCAGTCTGGTGGAAGACACTTTAAATGTTGTTGATATGGAGGGAAG GCTCTCTGGCAAGGAGAAAAGAGTGGGAGGCTACGATCTGATGTGGAATGATGGGCCCGTCTATAGAGAGGACGTCAATCTAGAAACATTTGGCAGTGCATGTTTCTCTGCCAACACACACCTAG GGTGTGTGAATGACAGGGAGAAGCAGCTGCGGCGGCTCCTTAAACCATTTCCAGGCCAGAAAAGGATGTAA
- the ttll9 gene encoding probable tubulin polyglutamylase TTLL9 isoform X3, with translation MEEHVRINHFRNHYELTRKNLMVKNLKRYRKNLERDVGRMEASKCEFFPCTFALPSEYHLFVEEFKRSPGSTWIMKPVAKSQGKGIFLFRKLKDIMDWKKDGTRSEEQKDAAQVESYVAQRYIENPYLINGRKFDLRVYVLVTSYVPLKAWLYRDGFGRFSSTRFSLSSIDDKYMHLTNVAVQKTAPDYDPEKGCKWQLQQLRRYLTAKHGRETIETLFKEIDNIFVRSLQSVQKVIINDKHCFELYGYDILLDQNLKPWLIEVNASPSHTPSSQEDYEMKCSLVEDTLNVVDMEGRLSGKEKRVGGYDLMWNDGPVYREDVNLETFGSACFSANTHLGCVNDREKQLRRLLKPFPGQKRM, from the exons ATGGAGGAACATGTGAGGATAAACCACTTTCGCAATCATTATGAG CTGACTCGCAAAAACCTCATGGTGAAAAATCTCAAAAGATATAGGAAAAATCTTGAAAGAGATGTTGGTCGCATGGAGGCATCCAAATGTGAATTCTTCCCCTGCACTTTTGCACTGCCAAGCGAATATCATCTGTTTGTAGAGGAATTCAAAAGAAGCCCTGGTAGCACCTGGATCATGAAGCCG GTGGCAAAATCGCAAGGGAAAGGAATTTTTCTGTTCAGGAAACTGAAAGACATCATGGATTGGAAGAAG GATGGCACACGCTCAGAGGAACAGAAGGATGCCGCTCAAGTGGAAAGCTATGTGGCACAACGCTATATAGAGAACCCTTACCTAATAAATG GCCGGAAATTTGATCTGAGGGTCTATGTGCTGGTCACGTCA TACGTTCCCTTGAAAGCCTGGCTGTATCGAGATGGCTTTGGCCGCTTTTCAAGCACTCGCTTCTCCCTCAGCAGTATTGATGACAAGT ATATGCACCTCACCAATGTGGCTGTACAGAAAACAGCACCAGATTATGATCCTGAAAAG GGATGCAAGTGGCAGTTGCAACAGCTTCGAAGATACCTCACTGCAAAACATGGCAGAGAGACAATAGAAACCCTGTTCAAAGAGATTGATAACATCTTTGTCCGCAGTCTTCAGAGTGTTCAGAAAGTCATTATAAATGACAAACACTGCTTTGAGCTCTATGGGTACGACATTCTACTGGATCAGAACCTTAAACC GTGGTTAATAGAGGTGAATGCTTCTCCGTCACACACACCCAGTAGTCAAGAGGATTACGAGATGAAGTGCAGTCTGGTGGAAGACACTTTAAATGTTGTTGATATGGAGGGAAG GCTCTCTGGCAAGGAGAAAAGAGTGGGAGGCTACGATCTGATGTGGAATGATGGGCCCGTCTATAGAGAGGACGTCAATCTAGAAACATTTGGCAGTGCATGTTTCTCTGCCAACACACACCTAG GGTGTGTGAATGACAGGGAGAAGCAGCTGCGGCGGCTCCTTAAACCATTTCCAGGCCAGAAAAGGATGTAA
- the fam217ba gene encoding uncharacterized protein fam217ba has protein sequence MGPIMQERTASTTLKRVVSKEKIRVKHTENSEPVTSSKKGNKMKKAVGQMKNCLPGPGQDKDTVTTLQKGTQSKGGSVKSGTTRNTTKLSSPEAEGDVKPLHRKHLSVHRKEEQRENQRMSQCSNELHQNRGGMGKNRRALSLPLSPISGLRHMPAHPLTHSPAPTPEALQRHYNQKDVDTDSASDLSDSERLPVLPSPCTPCTPPHLNLRAEVINSNDFPPDFPGPHGAMGDEDEIDKPSYSYPDFLPPPFNSWSLRQLAVFLHTDGRGAPRPKPVGTLEKYLERLLQLEWLQIQTGQAESSRVPGSRPRPQSFPSATTAHPPRPHTAPPSRLNSPKGLRQSQRSFPFTPVNNPPSPASAQQPHSRFPVCPHCHIRYPLCNGSCSAYAYQRHSRLSPLLERKARPGAPAKRSSSETRATSTEGRSPGAQGGGNGAGGNGGGGAQTPLSPSGGRSHLRNMQAAGNARKQPQESGTNPNSRGQVRKSRVRANSETDVKKEPGGSKAAGAEKQVGAASKREVTTSKRVEKDWQRTEAVGQASKTAMKRAAKEPQSLSKSSASSKQNGKTKNVHFVAK, from the exons ATGGGGCCCATCATGCAGGAGCGCACAGCATCCACGACACTGAAACGCGTCGTCTCCAAAGAGAAGATTCGAGTAAAACATACTGAAAACAGCGAACCAGTAACCAG TTCAAAGAAAGGTAACAAGATGAAGAAAGCAGTGGGCCAGATGAAAAATTGCCTCCCAGGGCCAGGTCAGGATAAGGACACAGTGACAACACTGCAGAAG GGCACACAGTCAAAAGGTGGCAGTGTCAAATCTGGCACGACACGCAATACAACCAAACTCTCCAG CCCTGAAGCAGAAGGAGATGTGAAACCTCTCCACCGCAAACATTTATCTGTGCACAGAAAAGAGGAGCAACGCGAAAATCAACGGATGTCACAGTGCAGCAATGAGCTCCACCAGAATCGTGGGGGGATGGGGAAGAATCGCCGAGCTCTCTCGCTGCCTCTATCCCCAATATCAGGGCTTCGACACATGCCAGCACACCCCCTAACTCACTCCCCGGCCCCCACCCCAGAGGCACTACAGCGACACTACAACCAGAAAGATGTAGACACTGACAGTGCGAGTGATCTGTCAGACTCTGAGAGGCTGCCAGTGCTGCCCTCTCCCTGTACCCCCTGCACCCCTCCTCATCTTAACCTCCGGGCTGAGGTCATCAACAGTAATGACTTTCCCCCGGACTTCCCAGGACCTCATGGCGCAATGGGTGATGAAGATGAGATTGATAAACCCAGCTACAGTTACCCAGACTTTCTGCCTCCTCCCTTTAACAGCTGGAGCCTGAGACAGCTGGCAGTATTTCTTCATACGGATGGCCGGGGTGCCCCTCGACCTAAGCCTGTAGGGACCCTCGAGAAGTACTTGGAGAGGCTGCTGCAGCTGGAGTGGCTCCAGATCCAAACAGGGCAAGCAGAGAGCAGCCGTGTGCCAGGGAGCCGCCCAAGGCCACAGAGCTTCCCCTCTGCCACCACTGCTCATCCCCCTAGGCCGCACACGGCTCCACCATCCCGACTCAACTCCCCTAAAGGGCTGAGGCAAAGCCAGCGATCCTTTCCATTTACACCTGTCAACAACCCCCCCTCACCTGCCTCAGCCCAGCAACCGCACTCCCGCTTTCCAGTTTGCCCTCACTGTCATATCCGCTACCCGTTGTGCAATGGAAGCTGCTCGGCCTATGCCTACCAACGCCACTCAAGGCTCAGTCCACTGCTTGAGCGTAAAGCCAGACCTGGAGCACCAGCTAAAAGAAGCAGCAGTGAGACCAGAGCAACCTCAACGGAAGGGAGAAGCCCTGGAGCACAAGGTGGAGGAAATGGTGCTGGGGGAAATGGTGGGGGAGGAGCCCAGACCCCACTTAGCCCCTCAGGTGGAAGGAGTCATCTCAGAAACATGCAGGCCGCAGGCAATGCTCGTAAGCAACCCCAGGAATCTGGAACTAACCCGAACAGCAGAGGTCAGGTGAGGAAAAGCCGTGTCAGAGCTAACTCTGAGACAGATGTGAAAAAAGAGCCGGGTGGCAGCAAAGCAGCGGGTGCAGAGAAACAGGTTGGTGCTGCAAGTAAGAGAGAGGTCACAACCTCCAAGAGAGTGGAGAAGGACTGGCAGAGGACAGAGGCTGTAGGTCAAGCCTCTAAAACTGCCATGAAGAGAGCTGCTAAAGAGCCGCAGTCCCTCTCCAAATCCTCAGCTAGTAGTAAGCAGAAtggcaaaacaaaaaatgtgcaCTTTGTTGCAAAGTAA
- the ppp1r3da gene encoding protein phosphatase 1, regulatory subunit 3Da isoform X1: MYMFFFQVQDNMKQNMKRGWFIGHERIPLSQDETPSSSSSVSRPCITIKVTEMLQADKPGAAKKTIPIRPPTPRVSLTKAPELHRSLSCEPTPKPIIRQRSHSLPSTAEKKKQFRNVGVRFVDSLGLDLEDIKLFKSADHPSVPHHVAFRLLMGAELADGRHLEISLPYLKPVFAQQPGDQQGFLHRLHEQKVCLERVLCFELCVIGIIQVLNMDFEKDVIARYSFTEWKSSSETKAYWVSTKAWEEGEGQLTCDTFHFHLPVPPFLHPGAVLQFAIQYKVCGTEYWDNNNGENYKLVCHNYKLIVPKECEDSMVHFI, encoded by the exons ATGTATATG TTTTTCTTTCAGGTGCAGGACAACATGAAACAGAACATGAAAAGAGGGTGGTTTATTGGACATGAGAGGATTCCCCTTTCCCAGGATGAGACTCCCAGCTCTTCCAGCAGTGTCTCAAGGCCCTGCATTACTATCAAAGTGACTGAAATGCTTCAAGCTGACAAACCTGGTGCTGCAAAGAAGACAATTCCAATCCGCCCCCCGACTCCCAGAGTATCTCTGACAAAAGCACCAGAGCTTCATCGCAGTCTATCCTGTGAACCCACGCCTAAACCCATCATCAGACAGCGATCCCACTCTCTGCCTTCCACCGCAGAGAAGAAGAAGCAATTCAGAAATGTTGGTGTGCGGTTTGTTGACTCTTTGGGACTCGACCTGGAGGACATAAAGCTTTTCAAATCTGCCGATCATCCATCTGTACCGCATCATGTTGCCTTTAGATTGTTGATGGGTGCAGAGTTGGCAGATGGAAGGCATCTCGAGATATCTCTGCCATACTTAAAGCCAGTTTTTGCCCAGCAACCTGGTGACCAGCAAGGATTCCTTCATCGCCTCCATGAGCAAAAAGTGTGCCTGGAGAGAGTCTTGTGTTTTGAACTGTGTGTTATCGGAATCATCCAGGTCCTCAATATGGACTTTGAGAAAGATGTAATAGCTCGTTATTCATTTACAGAGTGGAAGAGCAGCTCAGAAACTAAAGCCTATTGGGTGTCCACCAAGGCCTGGGAAGAAGGAGAGGGTCAACTCACTTGTGATACCTTTCATTTCCACCTGCCTGTTCCTCCATTCCTGCATCCGGGAGCAGTGTTACAGTTTGCCATTCAATACAAAGTCTGTGGGACTGAATATTGGGACAACAATAATGGAGAGAATTATAAGTTAGTGTGCCATAACTACAAGCTTATTGTGCCCAAAGAATGTGAGGATAGCATGGTGCACTTCATTTAG
- the ppp1r3da gene encoding protein phosphatase 1, regulatory subunit 3Da isoform X2, which translates to MYMVQDNMKQNMKRGWFIGHERIPLSQDETPSSSSSVSRPCITIKVTEMLQADKPGAAKKTIPIRPPTPRVSLTKAPELHRSLSCEPTPKPIIRQRSHSLPSTAEKKKQFRNVGVRFVDSLGLDLEDIKLFKSADHPSVPHHVAFRLLMGAELADGRHLEISLPYLKPVFAQQPGDQQGFLHRLHEQKVCLERVLCFELCVIGIIQVLNMDFEKDVIARYSFTEWKSSSETKAYWVSTKAWEEGEGQLTCDTFHFHLPVPPFLHPGAVLQFAIQYKVCGTEYWDNNNGENYKLVCHNYKLIVPKECEDSMVHFI; encoded by the exons ATGTATATG GTGCAGGACAACATGAAACAGAACATGAAAAGAGGGTGGTTTATTGGACATGAGAGGATTCCCCTTTCCCAGGATGAGACTCCCAGCTCTTCCAGCAGTGTCTCAAGGCCCTGCATTACTATCAAAGTGACTGAAATGCTTCAAGCTGACAAACCTGGTGCTGCAAAGAAGACAATTCCAATCCGCCCCCCGACTCCCAGAGTATCTCTGACAAAAGCACCAGAGCTTCATCGCAGTCTATCCTGTGAACCCACGCCTAAACCCATCATCAGACAGCGATCCCACTCTCTGCCTTCCACCGCAGAGAAGAAGAAGCAATTCAGAAATGTTGGTGTGCGGTTTGTTGACTCTTTGGGACTCGACCTGGAGGACATAAAGCTTTTCAAATCTGCCGATCATCCATCTGTACCGCATCATGTTGCCTTTAGATTGTTGATGGGTGCAGAGTTGGCAGATGGAAGGCATCTCGAGATATCTCTGCCATACTTAAAGCCAGTTTTTGCCCAGCAACCTGGTGACCAGCAAGGATTCCTTCATCGCCTCCATGAGCAAAAAGTGTGCCTGGAGAGAGTCTTGTGTTTTGAACTGTGTGTTATCGGAATCATCCAGGTCCTCAATATGGACTTTGAGAAAGATGTAATAGCTCGTTATTCATTTACAGAGTGGAAGAGCAGCTCAGAAACTAAAGCCTATTGGGTGTCCACCAAGGCCTGGGAAGAAGGAGAGGGTCAACTCACTTGTGATACCTTTCATTTCCACCTGCCTGTTCCTCCATTCCTGCATCCGGGAGCAGTGTTACAGTTTGCCATTCAATACAAAGTCTGTGGGACTGAATATTGGGACAACAATAATGGAGAGAATTATAAGTTAGTGTGCCATAACTACAAGCTTATTGTGCCCAAAGAATGTGAGGATAGCATGGTGCACTTCATTTAG